The proteins below are encoded in one region of Bacillus vallismortis:
- the wecB gene encoding non-hydrolyzing UDP-N-acetylglucosamine 2-epimerase, whose amino-acid sequence MKKLKVMTVFGTRPEAIKMAPLVLELKKYPEIDSYVTVTAQHRQMLDQVLDAFHIKPDFDLNIMKERQTLAEITSNALVKLDELFKDIKPDIVLVHGDTTTTFAGSLAAFYHQIAVGHVEAGLRTGNKYSPFPEELNRQMTGAIADLHFAPTGQAKENLLKENKKADSIFVTGNTAIDALRTTVRDGYSHPVLDQVGEDKMILLTAHRRENLGEPMENMFKAIRRIVEECNDVQVVYPVHLNPVVREAAQKHFGDSDRVHLIEPLEVIDFHNFAAKSNFILTDSGGVQEEAPSLGKPVLVLRDTTERPEGVEAGTLKLAGTDEETIYKLAKQLLTDADEYKKMSYASNPYGDGEASRRIVEELLFYYGYRKEQPDSFAGK is encoded by the coding sequence ATGAAAAAACTAAAAGTCATGACCGTCTTCGGGACCAGGCCTGAGGCGATCAAGATGGCACCGCTTGTGCTTGAATTGAAAAAATATCCTGAAATAGATTCCTATGTGACGGTCACTGCCCAGCATAGACAGATGCTCGATCAGGTGTTAGATGCGTTTCACATCAAGCCTGATTTCGATTTGAATATCATGAAGGAGCGGCAGACGCTGGCAGAGATTACGTCCAACGCGCTTGTGAAATTGGATGAACTGTTCAAAGACATCAAGCCTGATATTGTGCTTGTCCATGGTGATACGACGACGACCTTTGCCGGAAGCCTTGCCGCCTTTTATCATCAAATCGCTGTCGGCCATGTGGAGGCCGGGCTCCGTACGGGCAATAAGTATTCACCGTTTCCGGAAGAGCTCAACCGCCAGATGACAGGAGCGATTGCTGATTTGCATTTTGCGCCGACAGGCCAGGCAAAAGAAAATTTATTAAAAGAAAATAAAAAGGCTGATTCTATTTTTGTGACAGGAAATACAGCGATTGACGCACTTCGTACAACGGTGAGGGACGGCTATTCGCATCCTGTTCTCGATCAGGTGGGCGAGGATAAGATGATTCTGCTGACCGCGCACCGCCGGGAAAATTTGGGTGAGCCAATGGAAAACATGTTCAAGGCCATCCGCAGAATTGTTGAGGAATGTAACGATGTACAGGTCGTTTACCCTGTGCATCTGAATCCTGTTGTCCGGGAAGCCGCCCAGAAGCATTTTGGAGATTCTGACAGGGTGCACCTGATTGAACCTTTGGAAGTCATTGATTTCCATAACTTTGCGGCAAAATCGAATTTTATTTTGACAGATTCGGGCGGCGTGCAGGAGGAAGCGCCATCTCTGGGGAAACCAGTGCTTGTGCTGCGCGATACGACGGAACGGCCAGAAGGAGTAGAAGCAGGTACGCTGAAACTAGCGGGAACGGATGAGGAAACCATTTATAAGCTGGCAAAACAGCTGTTAACTGATGCTGACGAATACAAGAAAATGTCCTACGCTTCTAATCCATACGGAGATGGAGAGGCTTCCCGCCGGATTGTGGAGGAATTGCTATTTTATTACGGATACCGGAAAGAGCAGCCGGATTCATTTGCAGGCAAATAA
- a CDS encoding glycosyltransferase, translating to MRRIFSLIYEIDIEKGGITSSMMSRSFTFAERGHKIDLVTLDYKENYDQIEKVLKNAGRLHADVNILNIYDDYKNQHKHIKVGDEQQSYYEQNRIRFEEPYAVYHNEEKLETEYFKNGLYIKKKKWDESNNLLYVDHFNENMQITKREFFHGAYVNKTVLFDTRSGKINQIHYTAPDGFCYLTEWHHFHTGASQGVMVFEREKKEAVFFKSRHKFHTHWLEKLCEKEKDPIIICDGVGSASKVNEMRQGLAKRYYCVHSNHLDYPHTLGSKVRKNHQYVMEHIKDYDGLIVLTNEQKEDIMKDFESDHNIFVIPHAPRRLEKLKTYEKKKNEFVMVARYHEEKGIDKVIKAMGIVKKSRPEIVLHIYGSGPGHEEYQQLINDLKLDNVHLKGYIANPAPFYQQALATLLTSKFEGFSLAICESFSCATPVISFDVKYSPRELIKEHETGMLVEPDHIEMLAESIIYMYDNPDKAIQYGKNAKNLMDTEYSEDRLFERWEKVFEMTK from the coding sequence ATGAGAAGGATCTTTTCACTAATATATGAAATAGACATTGAAAAAGGCGGCATTACAAGTTCTATGATGTCAAGATCTTTTACATTTGCGGAGCGCGGCCATAAAATCGATTTGGTCACGCTTGATTATAAAGAGAATTACGATCAAATTGAGAAAGTGCTGAAGAACGCTGGAAGACTCCATGCTGATGTTAATATCCTTAATATTTATGACGACTATAAAAATCAGCATAAACATATAAAAGTCGGGGATGAACAACAAAGCTATTATGAACAAAATCGTATTCGCTTTGAAGAACCCTATGCTGTTTATCACAATGAGGAAAAGTTAGAGACGGAATACTTCAAGAATGGTTTATATATCAAAAAGAAAAAGTGGGATGAATCGAATAACCTTTTATATGTAGATCATTTCAATGAAAATATGCAAATAACAAAGCGTGAATTCTTTCATGGCGCTTATGTAAATAAAACGGTGTTATTTGATACAAGAAGCGGAAAAATCAATCAAATTCACTACACAGCACCAGACGGTTTTTGTTATTTAACGGAATGGCATCATTTTCATACGGGAGCCAGCCAAGGAGTTATGGTGTTTGAGCGAGAAAAAAAAGAAGCTGTCTTTTTCAAAAGCAGGCACAAGTTTCATACACATTGGCTTGAGAAGCTATGTGAAAAAGAAAAAGACCCGATTATCATCTGTGATGGTGTCGGAAGTGCTTCAAAAGTAAATGAAATGCGTCAAGGATTGGCAAAACGATATTACTGTGTTCATTCAAATCATTTAGATTATCCACACACACTAGGCAGCAAAGTTCGGAAAAATCATCAATATGTGATGGAGCATATTAAAGATTATGACGGTCTGATCGTCTTAACGAATGAACAAAAAGAAGATATTATGAAGGATTTTGAGTCGGACCATAATATTTTTGTTATTCCCCATGCTCCAAGAAGGCTGGAGAAGCTAAAAACGTATGAAAAGAAGAAAAACGAATTTGTCATGGTGGCCAGATATCATGAGGAAAAAGGGATCGATAAGGTGATAAAAGCAATGGGAATTGTAAAAAAATCGCGTCCTGAAATTGTCCTTCATATTTATGGCAGCGGTCCGGGCCACGAGGAATATCAGCAATTGATCAATGATCTTAAGCTGGATAATGTGCATTTAAAAGGTTATATCGCAAATCCTGCCCCATTTTATCAGCAGGCGCTTGCCACTTTATTGACATCAAAATTTGAGGGTTTCAGTCTTGCCATTTGTGAATCGTTTTCTTGCGCAACCCCGGTGATCAGTTTTGATGTGAAATACAGTCCAAGAGAGCTCATAAAAGAACACGAAACGGGCATGCTTGTAGAACCTGATCATATTGAAATGCTTGCTGAAAGCATCATTTATATGTACGACAACCCTGATAAAGCCATTCAATATGGAAAAAACGCAAAGAACTTAATGGATACAGAATATAGTGAAGACCGGTTGTTTGAAAGATGGGAAAAAGTATTTGAAATGACGAAATAG
- a CDS encoding glycosyltransferase, with protein sequence MLKITAAVPTYNSEQFISRCLDSLVQQTMPNNEYEIICVDDCSQDGTVSILKKYSEQYSHITVIERKENSGGPGEPRNQAIRAANGEYIFFIDSDDYLGIESFERMYQFAKQHDSDIVLGKMVGVNGRSVPQAIFKETKAEADLVTSPLVYSIGPTKLFKVSLLRNHDIYFPSNIQATEDQVFVMKAYLEANKISVLADYDYYYAVQHDGVHMTFAYVAPQSYYGAMKVIIDMISESRLSPTRKKKFLAKFLNRHFDFSRTTDFTVTIEDEQEQQTWMKELHDFVDQTIPREIDKLVHSHTRLKLYFVRHNDLNGLKQFEADKENMTQFTSVQNGHIIANYPSLMPYHLTENERIVDDRNKLSHYVSDFQMKNNTFLLKGTVTHSALQPEHQELQMLSGIWVHRERKTEKVISPVYANGGEFEFLTKFTDLAVHEGDIGVWDFFIESEIDGYTKRARIGNSREKYPYPKHAKYIGNNGKYAFSARPYFTKPYDNLSVDIREQEDLKVEIRTSESDEDLMFVFPGSQLFFPKRSLLLLEFKNQEFLIPINKQISSAKETVIQIDRNLVEQKFAPAHLQNTNIALSINSYKTALVPKKDVSVYFCSKNIEKKLWCFKIKKKVDLYIQSDESTFYLTAR encoded by the coding sequence ATGTTGAAAATTACTGCAGCAGTACCCACATACAACTCAGAACAGTTTATCTCCCGCTGCCTGGATAGTCTGGTTCAACAAACGATGCCGAATAATGAGTACGAAATTATTTGTGTAGATGATTGTTCTCAGGATGGCACGGTTTCAATTTTGAAAAAATACAGTGAACAGTATTCTCATATAACGGTTATAGAACGAAAGGAAAACTCGGGAGGGCCGGGCGAACCAAGAAACCAAGCGATACGCGCAGCCAACGGAGAATACATCTTTTTCATTGATTCCGATGATTATCTTGGTATTGAATCATTTGAGAGAATGTATCAATTTGCCAAACAGCATGATTCTGACATTGTGCTAGGAAAAATGGTCGGTGTGAACGGCAGATCAGTCCCGCAAGCTATTTTTAAGGAAACAAAAGCTGAGGCGGATCTTGTTACATCACCGCTTGTCTACTCCATTGGCCCGACAAAGCTTTTTAAAGTTTCATTGCTTAGAAATCATGACATCTATTTTCCCTCTAACATACAAGCGACTGAGGATCAGGTGTTTGTCATGAAAGCTTATTTAGAAGCGAACAAAATTTCTGTCTTGGCCGATTATGATTATTACTACGCTGTACAGCATGACGGCGTGCATATGACATTTGCATATGTGGCGCCTCAAAGCTATTATGGCGCAATGAAGGTTATTATAGATATGATCAGTGAGAGCCGTCTATCGCCTACAAGGAAAAAGAAGTTTTTGGCAAAGTTTTTAAATCGCCATTTTGACTTTTCTAGAACAACGGACTTTACCGTCACAATCGAGGATGAGCAGGAGCAGCAAACATGGATGAAAGAGCTGCACGATTTTGTTGACCAAACTATCCCGCGGGAAATTGATAAGCTTGTTCATTCTCATACACGGTTAAAATTATACTTTGTACGTCATAATGACTTAAATGGCTTGAAGCAGTTTGAAGCTGATAAAGAAAATATGACGCAATTTACGTCTGTTCAAAATGGTCATATCATAGCAAACTATCCAAGCCTTATGCCGTATCATTTAACAGAGAACGAACGAATCGTTGATGACAGAAACAAACTCAGTCATTACGTGAGCGATTTTCAAATGAAGAATAACACCTTTTTATTAAAAGGAACGGTTACACACTCGGCATTACAACCAGAGCATCAAGAGCTGCAAATGTTATCTGGCATCTGGGTGCACCGTGAGAGAAAAACTGAAAAAGTCATTTCCCCGGTGTATGCCAATGGCGGAGAATTTGAGTTTCTCACGAAGTTTACTGATTTGGCTGTTCATGAAGGAGATATTGGTGTTTGGGACTTCTTTATTGAATCAGAGATTGACGGATACACAAAGCGCGCCCGAATTGGCAACAGCAGAGAAAAGTATCCCTATCCAAAGCATGCTAAATATATTGGGAATAACGGAAAATATGCTTTTAGCGCAAGGCCTTATTTTACAAAACCATATGATAATCTGTCAGTCGATATCAGAGAACAGGAAGATTTGAAAGTCGAAATCAGAACGAGTGAGTCTGATGAGGATTTAATGTTTGTATTTCCTGGAAGCCAATTGTTTTTCCCGAAGCGTTCTTTATTGCTGCTGGAATTTAAAAACCAAGAGTTTTTAATCCCAATCAATAAACAAATCAGTTCCGCTAAAGAGACAGTGATCCAGATTGACCGGAATCTTGTGGAACAAAAATTTGCCCCTGCTCATTTGCAAAACACCAATATCGCCTTATCTATCAATTCATATAAGACGGCATTGGTTCCAAAAAAGGATGTCAGCGTATACTTTTGCAGTAAAAATATTGAAAAAAAGCTATGGTGCTTTAAAATAAAGAAGAAAGTAGACCTATATATACAGTCAGACGAATCAACATTTTATCTGACAGCCCGTTAA